A single window of Thermodesulfovibrionia bacterium DNA harbors:
- a CDS encoding pitrilysin family protein, giving the protein MYKKTLLNNGIPLVSFKSNDVRSVCVGIWVNTGARYENLANNGISHFLEHMFFKGTVKRNAKEIAMESDNLGAELNAFTSTENTTFYIKVLDDHLGQALELLTDIFQNSTFPDEDIEKEKGIIAEEIKMVEDSPSDLVHDLFSKSVWSEEGLGLSVLGSLEVIDGFKRDSLTQYRKEKYGAGNIVVACSGNFNESLLVEHLEKTIGCLDNASAAGDLPLQKFNGALNIVVKDLSESHICLGLKGISAKSPERYKMYLLNTIIGAGASSRLFQEVREKRGLVYSIGSYNSSYSDNGLWGVYAGTDKSHVKEVVDITVNEIRNISDTVTSEELVRAKNQLKGSLIFALESMNSRMTSIARQEINYGRYYTPEETLKFVDSVSLEDLQSFARKLINNSPFALTVYGPVSEGDVKDFEKILK; this is encoded by the coding sequence ATGTATAAAAAGACGCTCCTTAACAACGGCATCCCCTTAGTATCATTTAAATCAAATGATGTCCGTTCCGTCTGCGTCGGTATATGGGTAAATACAGGCGCAAGGTATGAGAACCTCGCAAACAACGGGATCTCGCATTTTCTGGAGCACATGTTCTTTAAGGGCACTGTGAAGAGGAACGCGAAAGAGATCGCCATGGAGTCTGACAACCTTGGTGCAGAACTCAACGCCTTCACATCTACCGAGAATACAACTTTCTATATAAAGGTGCTTGATGACCACTTAGGGCAGGCGCTTGAACTCCTGACCGATATCTTCCAGAATTCTACATTCCCGGATGAAGATATAGAAAAGGAGAAGGGCATCATCGCTGAAGAGATAAAGATGGTCGAGGATTCGCCGTCTGATCTGGTGCATGACCTCTTCAGCAAAAGTGTATGGAGCGAGGAGGGGCTCGGGCTTTCAGTTCTCGGAAGCCTTGAGGTTATAGACGGATTCAAAAGGGACTCACTTACACAATACAGGAAAGAAAAATACGGAGCAGGCAACATTGTTGTCGCATGCAGCGGTAACTTTAATGAGAGCCTTCTTGTAGAGCACCTTGAAAAGACTATCGGATGCCTTGATAATGCCTCTGCTGCCGGAGATCTGCCGTTGCAGAAATTTAACGGTGCTCTTAACATTGTCGTCAAGGATCTCTCAGAGTCCCATATCTGTCTCGGACTTAAAGGCATCTCTGCAAAGAGCCCGGAAAGATACAAGATGTATCTCCTCAACACGATAATCGGCGCCGGCGCAAGCTCAAGGCTCTTTCAGGAGGTAAGGGAGAAACGGGGTCTGGTATATTCCATAGGCTCTTATAACTCTTCATATTCCGATAACGGCCTCTGGGGCGTTTATGCGGGCACAGACAAGAGCCATGTAAAAGAGGTGGTTGATATCACAGTGAATGAGATAAGGAACATCTCAGATACGGTCACATCCGAAGAGCTTGTCAGGGCGAAGAACCAGCTTAAGGGCAGCCTTATCTTTGCGCTTGAGTCCATGAACAGCAGGATGACCAGCATCGCAAGGCAGGAGATAAATTACGGTAGATATTATACGCCTGAGGAGACATTGAAGTTTGTAGATTCAGTCTCTCTTGAAGACCTTCAA
- the pnp gene encoding polyribonucleotide nucleotidyltransferase codes for MVKKVELEVRGNSLALETGKFAKQADGSVIVKYGDTMVLATVVAKKEARKDIDFFPLTIDYQEKTYAAGKIPGGFFKREGRATEKETLTSRLIDRPTRPLFPDGFYSETQGIVSVLSFGEENISDILGIIGMSAALSISNIPFDGPVGAVRVGIMGDTFIMNPNLQETDSCDFSLVVAGTENAVMMVEGGGTEVTEAVLLQALELAHNEIKRYVQLQKDFVSIAGQEKRTVTPPETNEELLNKISSICLEKIKGAIVIPDKLMRQSVLDNIKHDVIAELNTAENDISRDISSGFDKIEKDLVRNMILEKGIRADGRKPDEVRKISCDVGILPRAHGSALFQRGETQALTVVTLGTSDDEQRIDSLEGEYKKTFMLHYNFPPFSVGEVKFLRGAGRREIGHGMLAERALKAMLPDRAKFPYTIRIVSDILESNGSSSMATVCGGTMALMDAGVPIKAPVAGIAMGLIKEGDKTVVLTDILGLEDHLGDMDFKVTGTSEGITAFQMDVKINGVSRQIMEEGLEQAKKGRLHILGKMNEVLTTPREDLAKYAPRIYTMMIKTDKIRDIIGTGGKVIRGIIEETGAKINVDDTGLISIASNDEASAQKAIEIIKGILEEPEMGKIYTAKVMRVVDFGAFVEILPGKEALLHISQISNKRVENVSDEIKEGDVFPVKVIKLDKTGKVGVSRKDAMPDNS; via the coding sequence ATGGTAAAAAAAGTTGAACTTGAAGTAAGAGGCAATTCGCTTGCGCTTGAAACCGGAAAATTTGCAAAGCAGGCAGACGGCTCTGTTATTGTAAAATACGGCGACACCATGGTGCTCGCGACAGTAGTTGCAAAGAAGGAAGCAAGAAAAGATATAGATTTTTTCCCCCTCACCATTGATTATCAAGAGAAGACCTACGCTGCCGGTAAGATCCCGGGCGGTTTCTTTAAGAGGGAAGGCAGGGCTACTGAAAAGGAGACCTTAACATCCCGCCTCATTGACAGGCCCACAAGGCCTCTATTTCCGGATGGTTTTTATTCAGAGACACAGGGCATAGTATCCGTTCTTTCATTCGGAGAAGAGAATATATCAGACATACTCGGCATTATCGGCATGTCCGCAGCACTTAGTATTTCTAATATCCCTTTTGACGGCCCTGTCGGCGCTGTAAGGGTTGGCATCATGGGTGACACATTTATCATGAATCCAAATCTTCAGGAGACAGATTCATGCGACTTCTCTCTTGTTGTTGCAGGTACTGAGAATGCTGTAATGATGGTAGAGGGCGGAGGCACAGAGGTCACTGAGGCTGTCCTTCTTCAGGCGCTTGAGCTTGCCCATAATGAGATAAAACGTTATGTTCAGTTACAGAAAGATTTTGTTTCAATAGCAGGCCAGGAAAAGAGAACGGTAACACCGCCTGAGACAAATGAAGAGTTATTAAATAAAATATCCTCCATATGCCTTGAGAAGATCAAAGGGGCAATTGTAATCCCGGATAAGCTGATGCGTCAGTCAGTCCTTGATAATATCAAACATGATGTGATAGCTGAACTGAATACAGCCGAGAATGACATATCCAGGGATATATCATCCGGATTCGATAAAATAGAGAAAGACCTGGTCAGGAATATGATCCTCGAAAAGGGTATAAGGGCTGACGGCAGAAAGCCGGATGAGGTCAGAAAGATAAGCTGTGATGTAGGAATACTTCCAAGGGCTCATGGTTCAGCGCTCTTTCAAAGGGGTGAGACACAAGCCCTTACCGTTGTTACACTCGGCACCTCGGATGATGAGCAGAGGATAGATTCTCTTGAGGGAGAGTATAAGAAGACCTTCATGCTGCATTACAATTTCCCGCCTTTCAGCGTCGGAGAAGTAAAGTTTCTCCGTGGCGCAGGCAGGAGAGAGATCGGCCATGGCATGCTTGCTGAGCGTGCGTTAAAGGCGATGCTCCCTGATAGGGCTAAATTCCCATATACCATAAGGATAGTATCTGACATACTTGAGTCAAACGGTTCTTCCTCAATGGCCACAGTCTGCGGCGGAACAATGGCTCTTATGGATGCTGGTGTGCCTATCAAGGCGCCTGTTGCCGGTATAGCTATGGGTTTGATTAAAGAAGGTGACAAGACCGTAGTGCTTACGGATATACTCGGGCTTGAAGATCACCTCGGTGATATGGACTTTAAGGTGACCGGCACTTCCGAGGGCATAACTGCCTTTCAAATGGATGTAAAGATCAACGGCGTTTCAAGGCAGATAATGGAAGAGGGACTTGAACAGGCAAAGAAGGGCAGGCTCCATATTCTCGGAAAGATGAATGAAGTCCTTACAACTCCAAGGGAAGACCTCGCAAAGTATGCTCCGAGGATATACACCATGATGATAAAGACCGACAAGATAAGGGATATTATCGGAACCGGCGGCAAGGTCATAAGAGGCATAATAGAGGAGACAGGCGCCAAGATCAATGTGGATGATACAGGCCTTATCAGTATCGCCTCAAATGACGAGGCATCAGCACAGAAGGCCATTGAAATTATCAAGGGCATATTGGAAGAGCCTGAGATGGGGAAAATATATACTGCTAAGGTAATGAGAGTGGTTGACTTCGGCGCTTTTGTAGAGATATTGCCAGGTAAAGAGGCGTTGCTTCATATCTCTCAGATATCAAACAAGAGGGTTGAAAATGTCTCTGACGAGATAAAAGAGGGAGATGTATTCCCTGTAAAGGTAATCAAGCTGGATAAGACAGGTAAGGTAGGCGTCAGCCGTAAAGATGCCATGCCGGATAATTCATAA
- the rpsO gene encoding 30S ribosomal protein S15, protein MATYNENKTEIIKKFELHGTDTGSPEVQIALISGRLNALMSHFQTHKKDQNSRKGLLKLVGRRRRLLGYLKRTERKRYDKLIDELGLRG, encoded by the coding sequence ATGGCAACCTACAACGAAAACAAGACCGAGATAATAAAAAAGTTTGAACTTCACGGGACTGACACAGGTTCTCCAGAGGTTCAGATCGCTTTGATAAGCGGGAGACTAAACGCTCTTATGTCGCATTTTCAGACCCACAAAAAAGACCAGAACTCCAGAAAGGGGCTTCTGAAGCTTGTGGGGAGAAGACGCAGGCTGCTTGGCTATCTGAAGAGAACAGAGAGAAAGCGCTATGATAAGCTCATTGATGAGCTCGGCTTAAGGGGTTAG
- a CDS encoding ribonuclease HII, whose product MNALPPNFLYDEDIRRNFPVIAGIDEAGRGPLAGPVVAAVVILPAGLVIHGLDDSKKIPEKKRKRIFWEVVSRCADVGVGIIDAGTIDRINILQATKLAMKTALEGLSLKPDILLIDAVKLPDINIRQENIIKGDAKSASIAAASVVAKVVRDDIMQDYHGEYPGFNFIAHKGYGTRDHIECLFLHGPCPIHRMSFGKVKDVRMSFND is encoded by the coding sequence ATGAACGCCCTTCCGCCAAACTTTTTATATGACGAGGATATTCGCAGGAACTTTCCTGTTATAGCCGGCATTGATGAGGCAGGAAGGGGGCCTCTTGCCGGCCCGGTTGTAGCTGCTGTAGTGATCCTTCCTGCGGGACTTGTTATACACGGGCTTGATGATTCGAAGAAGATACCCGAAAAAAAAAGGAAGAGGATATTCTGGGAGGTTGTGAGCAGATGCGCCGATGTCGGGGTCGGTATAATAGATGCGGGGACCATAGACAGGATAAATATTCTTCAGGCTACAAAGCTTGCCATGAAGACTGCGCTTGAGGGCCTTAGTCTGAAGCCGGATATTCTATTGATCGATGCTGTTAAGCTGCCTGATATAAATATAAGGCAGGAGAATATAATAAAGGGTGATGCCAAAAGCGCATCTATAGCTGCCGCATCAGTTGTTGCGAAGGTAGTGAGAGATGATATTATGCAGGATTACCATGGAGAGTATCCCGGTTTTAATTTCATTGCCCATAAGGGATACGGGACCAGGGACCATATTGAATGCCTCTTTTTGCACGGGCCCTGCCCGATCCATAGAATGAGTTTTGGCAAGGTTAAGGATGTGAGGATGTCATTTAATGATTAG
- the rplS gene encoding 50S ribosomal protein L19 translates to MNAIKTIEEGFKKEIPHFSIGDTVNVKMKVKEGEKERIQAYQGVVIARSGGSIRENFVVRKISYGVGVERIIPLHSPLVDGIEVVKRGVVRRAKLYYLRGKKGKAAKIKEKSFISL, encoded by the coding sequence ATGAATGCAATAAAGACGATAGAAGAGGGTTTTAAGAAAGAGATTCCCCATTTCAGTATAGGCGATACTGTTAATGTCAAGATGAAGGTCAAAGAAGGTGAAAAAGAGAGGATACAGGCCTATCAAGGGGTGGTTATCGCTCGCAGCGGAGGCAGTATCCGCGAGAATTTTGTAGTCAGAAAGATTTCATATGGAGTAGGAGTTGAAAGGATTATCCCGCTTCATTCTCCGCTTGTTGATGGTATTGAGGTAGTGAAAAGAGGAGTTGTGAGAAGAGCAAAGCTTTATTACTTGAGAGGCAAGAAGGGTAAGGCCGCAAAGATCAAGGAAAAGTCTTTCATTTCTTTATAA
- the trmD gene encoding tRNA (guanosine(37)-N1)-methyltransferase TrmD — MRCDVLTIFPEIISAYLDEGILKIARQKRLLDATVCNLRDFAEGRHKETDDYPFGGGPGMVFKPEPIFKAMDALSEDGEQRRVVLLSPQGKTFDQSMAEEFSREEKRLVFICGRYEGIDERVRLSLVDEEVSIGDYVLTGGELAALVIIDAVTRLIPGVLGDEKSIEDESFSWGLLDYPHYTRPREFRGLGVPEVLISGNHKDIETWKRKEALRKTMQMRPELLKKNNLTDLDKKLISEIEEEQ, encoded by the coding sequence ATGAGATGTGATGTTTTAACTATCTTCCCTGAGATAATAAGCGCTTATCTTGATGAAGGAATTTTAAAGATAGCGCGCCAAAAGAGGCTGCTTGATGCAACAGTCTGCAACTTAAGGGACTTTGCAGAAGGCAGGCATAAAGAAACAGACGATTATCCATTCGGCGGCGGGCCTGGGATGGTATTTAAACCCGAGCCGATATTCAAGGCAATGGATGCCCTTAGTGAGGATGGGGAGCAGAGAAGGGTTGTTCTTCTTAGCCCGCAGGGAAAAACCTTTGACCAGTCGATGGCAGAGGAATTCTCAAGAGAAGAGAAGAGGCTGGTATTTATATGCGGCCGTTATGAGGGGATTGACGAGAGGGTAAGGCTTTCGCTTGTTGATGAAGAGGTCTCGATTGGAGACTATGTTTTGACAGGCGGGGAACTCGCAGCTCTTGTTATTATAGATGCAGTTACAAGACTTATTCCGGGTGTTCTGGGTGACGAAAAGTCGATTGAGGATGAGTCGTTTTCGTGGGGTTTGCTTGACTATCCCCACTACACAAGGCCCAGGGAGTTCAGAGGGCTTGGAGTTCCGGAGGTTCTCATATCCGGTAATCATAAGGATATAGAGACCTGGAAAAGGAAAGAGGCACTGAGAAAGACCATGCAGATGAGGCCGGAACTGCTCAAAAAAAATAATTTAACAGATTTAGATAAAAAACTGATCTCAGAGATAGAGGAGGAGCAGTAA
- a CDS encoding KH domain-containing protein: protein MKELVEKMAKSLVDNPDEVSVAEIDGERTVVFELRVATSDLGKVIGKQGKTARAMRTILSATGTKLGKRAVLEILE, encoded by the coding sequence ATGAAGGAACTGGTTGAGAAAATGGCGAAGTCACTGGTTGATAACCCGGATGAGGTATCGGTTGCTGAGATAGACGGGGAGAGGACTGTGGTTTTTGAGCTTCGTGTTGCAACAAGCGATCTTGGAAAGGTGATTGGCAAGCAGGGCAAGACAGCAAGGGCTATGAGGACCATCCTGAGTGCTACAGGGACAAAGCTTGGGAAGCGTGCTGTGCTTGAAATTCTGGAATAA
- the rpsP gene encoding 30S ribosomal protein S16 encodes MVKIRLTRKGAKKQPFYRVIVADSRKPRDGVFLEIIGTYNPLTDPSTIKIDTERAKYWLGCGAQPSSQVKKLLQISGI; translated from the coding sequence TTGGTAAAGATAAGACTAACAAGAAAAGGCGCAAAGAAGCAGCCATTTTACAGGGTAATTGTGGCAGACTCAAGAAAGCCGAGAGATGGAGTATTTCTTGAGATAATCGGGACATATAACCCCTTGACGGATCCTTCAACGATCAAGATCGATACGGAAAGGGCTAAATACTGGCTCGGTTGCGGGGCACAGCCATCATCTCAAGTAAAAAAACTTTTGCAGATCTCTGGTATCTAA